From Diceros bicornis minor isolate mBicDic1 chromosome 16, mDicBic1.mat.cur, whole genome shotgun sequence, one genomic window encodes:
- the C16H18orf54 gene encoding lung adenoma susceptibility protein 2 isoform X1 yields the protein MAKSNIKHRLGSRESSVSSLLASCSLSSSNSSNSVGSFQYKDKLYNSASQALQAYIDDFDLSQMYPGASTGKINIGKCSSNMPEFSSYTYKPDNAFENLDHKKSSLSLSYRRQTINDIDSVSLTTDDLLKLPADGSFSFTYVGPGHRISKKNKKCIRRLSSLDTEKNQNFQEPTTPMDKDNLATPIVYTNINGKRCGRLKNPKFANKTNKCVSEPSLSFFKKSSFKDNSEHNLQKNYPRWLTSQKSDLNVSGITSIPDFKYPVWLHNQDLLPDANSQKIYKKFEEDQRSTRHSYQAQRTSRLMNKLDCFEYSFEPSNISESLSDDKGLVNEYKCDFEQCQCENPLLPGQCKKPFSGDKIELLILKAKRNLEHCAEELPKSMKKDDSPCSLDKLEAERSWENIPVTFKSPVPVNSDDSPEQTSRAKCAKGFLEDFLNNDNQSCTLSGGKHHGPVEALKQMLFNLQAVQESFNQNKTTEPKEEIKQVSEDDLSKLQLKESMVPITRSLQKALHHLSRLRDLVDDTSGKQSPKM from the exons ATggcaaaatcaaatataaaacacAGACTTGGTTCTCGGGAATCTTCAGTATCTTCTCTGTTAGCAAGCTGCAGCCTGAGTAGTAGTAATTCCTCTAACTCTGTTGGCTCTTTTCAGTATAAGGATAAACTGTACAATTCTGCATCTCAGGCTCTACAGGCCTATATTGATGATTTTGATCTAAGCCAAATGTATCCTGGTGCAAGCACTGGAAAGATTAACATTGGTAAATGTTCTTCTAATATGCCAGAATTCTCCAGCTATACTTATAAACCAGACAATg CTTTTGAAAATCTCGATCACAAAAAAAGCTCCTTGTCCTTATCCTATAGAAGACAGACTATTAATGACATAGACTCCGTTAGCCTAACTACTGATGATCTATTAAAACTTCCAGCAGATGGATCATTTTCTTTCACCTATGTTGGACCAGGTCACCGAATTagcaagaaaaacaagaaatgcaTTCGGAGACTGAGTTCATTGGACACTGAAAAGAATCAGAATTTTCAAGAACCCACCACTCCCATGGACAAGGATAACTTAGCTACTCCTATTGTATACACAAATATAAATGGAAAGCGATGTGGTAGGCTAAAAAACCCAAAGTTTGCGAATAAGACTAATAAATGCGTTTCTGAACcatctttatcttttttcaaGAAATCGTCTTTCAAGGACAATTCAGAACACAATCTGCAAAAGAATTACCCAAGATGGCTCACTAGCCAGAAATCTGACCTTAATGTTTCAGGGATAACTAGTATACCTGATTTCAAATATCCAGTCTGGCTCCACAATCAAGACTTGCTACCTGATGCAAATAGTCAAAAGATTTataaaaaatttgaagaagatCAACGTTCCACTAGACATAGTTACCAGGCCCAAAGAACTTCTCGGCTTATGAATAAATTAGATTGTTTTGAATATTCGTTTGAACCCTCAAACATTTCAGAGTCTTTGAGTGATGATAAAGGATTAGTTAATGAATATAAATGTGATTTTGAACAATGTCAGTGTGAGAATCCACTTCTCCCAGGACAATGCAAAAAGCCATTCAGcg GTGACAAAATTGAATTGCTTATCTTGAAGGCCAAGAGAAATCTAGAGCATTGTGCAGAAGAATTACCGAAGTCTATGAAAAAGGATGACAGTCCTTGTTCATTAGATAAACTTGAAGCAGAAAGATCATGGGAAAATATTCCTGTTACTTT CAAATCCCCTGTTCCTGTTAACTCTGATGATAGTCCTGAACAAACTTCAAGGGCAAAGTGTGCTAAAGGGTTCCTTGAAGActttttaaataatgataatCAG AGCTGTACCCTTTCTGGAGGAAAACATCATGGTCCTGTTGAAGCCCTGAAACAAATGTTATTTAATCTTCAAGCAGTACAAGAAAGTTTTAATCAGAATAAAACCACAGAGCCGAAAGAAGAAATTAAGCAA GTTTCAGAAGATGATCTCTCTAAATTACAGTTGAAGGAAAGTATGGTTCCTATTACTAGGTCACTTCAAAA GGCTTTGCACCATTTATCTCGCCTGAGAGACCTGGTTGATGATACCAGTGGAAAACAGTCACCGAAAAtgtga